One window of Stigmatopora nigra isolate UIUO_SnigA chromosome 14, RoL_Snig_1.1, whole genome shotgun sequence genomic DNA carries:
- the fbxw11a gene encoding F-box and WD repeat domain-containing 11-A encodes MEPEMEDKTLDLMNTSGMESQNLVDDLSPKKNTVLKLSNGPVVGSRKRPSEGNYEKEKEHCIALFDQWSEADQVEFVERLISRMCHYQHGHINSYLKPMLQRDFITALPAQGLDHIAENILSFLDARSLCAAELVCKEWQRVISEGMLWKKLIERMVRTDPLWKGLSERHQWEKYLFKNRTSEVPPNSYYHSLYPKIIQDIETIEANWRCGRHNLQRIQCRSENSKGVYCLQYDDDKIISGLRDNSIKIWDKQSLECLKILTGHTGSVLCLQYDERVIVTGSSDSTVRVWEVTTGEVLNTLIHHNEAVLHLRFANGLMVTCSKDRSIAVWDMASPTDISLRRVLVGHRAAVNVVDFDDKYIVSASGDRTIKVWSTSTCEFVRTLNGHKRGIACLQYRDRLVVSGSSDNTIRLWDIECGACLRVLEGHEELVRCIRFDNKRIVSGAYDGKIKVWDLQAALDPRAPASTLCLRTLVEHSGRVFRLQFDEFQIISSSHDDTILIWDFLNVSTNGQSDGRSPSRTYTYISR; translated from the exons AACACGTCGGGGATGGAGTCACAGAATCTAGTGGATGACCTGTCGCCAAAGAAGAACACGGTTCTCAAG ctcagTAACGGTCCCGTGGTGGGTTCCCGCAAACGCCCGTCCGAGGGGAACTACGAGAAGGAGAAGGAGCACTGCATCGCCCTGTTTGACCAGTGGTCAGAGGCCGACCAGGTGGAGTTTGTGGAGCGTCTGATATCCCGAATGTGCCACTACCAGCACGGCCACATTAACTCCTACCTCAAACCCATGCTGCAAAGAGACTTCATCACGGCGCTGCCAG cccAAGGCTTAGACCACATAGCAGAAAACATCTTGTCTTTTCTGGACGCGCGTTCGCTTTGCGCGGCCGAGCTGGTGTGCAAAGAGTGGCAGAGGGTCATCTCCGAGGGGATGCTGTGGAAGAAGCTCATAGAGCGTATGGTCCGGACCGACCCGCTGTGGAAAGGACTGTCGGAGAGGCATCAGTG ggAGAAATATCTGTTCAAAAATCGCACATCCGAAGTCCCGCCCAACTCGTATTATCACTCCCTTTATCCCAAAATCATCCAAGACATAGAG ACAATTGAAGCCAACTGGCGGTGCGGCAGACACAATTTGCAGAGGATTCAATGTCGCTCGGAAAATAGTAAAGGGGTGTATTGTCTCCAGTATGATGACGACAAGATCATCAGTGGCCTTAGGGACAATTCCATCAAG ATATGGGATAAACAGTCGTTGGAGTGTCTGAAGATCCTGACCGGTCACACGGGTTCGGTCCTGTGCCTCCAGTACGACGAAAGGGTCATCGTCACCGGCTCGTCCGACTCCACCGTCAG GGTGTGGGAGGTGACGACGGGCGAGGTGCTCAACACGCTGATCCACCACAACGAGGCCGTGCTTCACTTACGCTTCGCCAACGGCCTGATGGTCACGTGTTCCAAGGACCGCTCCATCGCCGTGTGGGACATGGCGTCTCCCACCGACATCAGCTTACGGCGCGTCCTGGTGGGCCACCGGGCGGCAGTCAACGTGGTGGACTTTGACGACAAGTACATCGTGTCGGCCTCGGGGGACCGCACCATCAAG GTGTGGAGCACCAGCACCTGCGAATTTGTCCGAACTCTAAACGGTCACAAACGGGGCATCGCCTGTCTACAGTACCGAGACCGACTGGTCGTCAGCGGCTCGTCCGATAACACTATAAG GTTATGGGACATTGAGTGCGGGGCGTGTTTGCGAGTTTTGGAGGGTCACGAAGAGTTGGTGCGTTGCATCCGTTTTGATAACAAGAGGATCGTCAGTGGCGCTTATGACGG taAAATCAAAGTGTGGGACTTGCAAGCCGCCTTGGACCCCCGAGCACCGGCGAGCACGCTATGCCTGCGTACACTAGTG GAGCATTCGGGGCGCGTGTTCCGCCTGCAGTTCGACGAGTTCCAGATCATCAGCAGTTCTCACGACGACACCATACTGATCTGGGACTTTCTCAACGTGTCCACCAACGGCCAGTCCGATGGACGTTCTCCCTCCCGCACCTACACTTACATTTCCAGATAG
- the fgf18a gene encoding fibroblast growth factor 18a isoform X2 has product MWPLLSTLTVLCVQMLLVMCNPLQVSAATTGNLAPPDSEPSLRAAVRVRLCQVLGVDGVNFSVHVENQTQVRDTMSRRHHRVYQLYSRTSGKHVQVMGRRIGARGEDGDKYAQLVVEADTFGSQVRIRGKETNFYLCMNRRGKLVGKRASNRSADCVFVEKVLENHYTALMSARYAGWYVGFTKRGRPRRGPHTLPNQQDVHFMKRFPPGEQPHLTTPFRFTTIGKRGKRVRTSGPR; this is encoded by the exons ATGTGTCCAGATGCTGCTGGTGATGTGCAATCCGTTACAAGTGAGCGCCGCGACCACCGGGAATTTGGCCCCCCCGGACTCGGAACCCTCTCTCAGAGCCGCCGTCCGCGTGCGTTTGTGCCAGGTGCTCGGCGTGGACGGGGTCAACTTCAGCGTGCACGTGGAGAACCAGACGCAGGTGCGAGACACCATGAGTCGCCGCCACCATCGGGTCTACCAGCTCTACAGCCGCACCAGCGGCAAGCACGTCCAAGTCATGGGACGCCGCATCGGCGCCCGCGGAGAAGACGGAGACAAATATG CCCAGCTCGTAGTGGAGGCGGACACCTTTGGCAGTCAGGTGCGAATCCGGGGCAAAGAGACCAACTTCTACCTGTGCATGAACCGCAGGGGAAAGCTGGTAGGGAAG AGGGCCAGTAACCGAAGCGCCGACTGCGTCTTCGTGGAGAAGGTCCTGGAAAACCACTACACGGCCCTGATGTCGGCACGCTACGCCGGCTGGTACGTGGGCTTCACCAAGAGAGGGCGCCCCCGGCGGGGACCGCACACCCTACCCAACCAGCAGGACGTGCACTTCATGAAGCGCTTCCCGCCGGGGGAGCAGCCCCACCTCACCACGCCCTTCCGCTTCACCACCATCGGCAAGAGGGGCAAGCGGGTGCGTACCAGCGGACCCCGCTAG
- the fgf18a gene encoding fibroblast growth factor 18a isoform X1: MGTPSDPDTPALILGCVQMLLVMCNPLQVSAATTGNLAPPDSEPSLRAAVRVRLCQVLGVDGVNFSVHVENQTQVRDTMSRRHHRVYQLYSRTSGKHVQVMGRRIGARGEDGDKYAQLVVEADTFGSQVRIRGKETNFYLCMNRRGKLVGKRASNRSADCVFVEKVLENHYTALMSARYAGWYVGFTKRGRPRRGPHTLPNQQDVHFMKRFPPGEQPHLTTPFRFTTIGKRGKRVRTSGPR, translated from the exons ATGTGTCCAGATGCTGCTGGTGATGTGCAATCCGTTACAAGTGAGCGCCGCGACCACCGGGAATTTGGCCCCCCCGGACTCGGAACCCTCTCTCAGAGCCGCCGTCCGCGTGCGTTTGTGCCAGGTGCTCGGCGTGGACGGGGTCAACTTCAGCGTGCACGTGGAGAACCAGACGCAGGTGCGAGACACCATGAGTCGCCGCCACCATCGGGTCTACCAGCTCTACAGCCGCACCAGCGGCAAGCACGTCCAAGTCATGGGACGCCGCATCGGCGCCCGCGGAGAAGACGGAGACAAATATG CCCAGCTCGTAGTGGAGGCGGACACCTTTGGCAGTCAGGTGCGAATCCGGGGCAAAGAGACCAACTTCTACCTGTGCATGAACCGCAGGGGAAAGCTGGTAGGGAAG AGGGCCAGTAACCGAAGCGCCGACTGCGTCTTCGTGGAGAAGGTCCTGGAAAACCACTACACGGCCCTGATGTCGGCACGCTACGCCGGCTGGTACGTGGGCTTCACCAAGAGAGGGCGCCCCCGGCGGGGACCGCACACCCTACCCAACCAGCAGGACGTGCACTTCATGAAGCGCTTCCCGCCGGGGGAGCAGCCCCACCTCACCACGCCCTTCCGCTTCACCACCATCGGCAAGAGGGGCAAGCGGGTGCGTACCAGCGGACCCCGCTAG
- the fgf18a gene encoding fibroblast growth factor 18a isoform X3 — protein sequence MGTPSDPDTPALILGCVQMLLVMCNPLQVLGVDGVNFSVHVENQTQVRDTMSRRHHRVYQLYSRTSGKHVQVMGRRIGARGEDGDKYAQLVVEADTFGSQVRIRGKETNFYLCMNRRGKLVGKRASNRSADCVFVEKVLENHYTALMSARYAGWYVGFTKRGRPRRGPHTLPNQQDVHFMKRFPPGEQPHLTTPFRFTTIGKRGKRVRTSGPR from the exons ATGTGTCCAGATGCTGCTGGTGATGTGCAATCCGTTACAA GTGCTCGGCGTGGACGGGGTCAACTTCAGCGTGCACGTGGAGAACCAGACGCAGGTGCGAGACACCATGAGTCGCCGCCACCATCGGGTCTACCAGCTCTACAGCCGCACCAGCGGCAAGCACGTCCAAGTCATGGGACGCCGCATCGGCGCCCGCGGAGAAGACGGAGACAAATATG CCCAGCTCGTAGTGGAGGCGGACACCTTTGGCAGTCAGGTGCGAATCCGGGGCAAAGAGACCAACTTCTACCTGTGCATGAACCGCAGGGGAAAGCTGGTAGGGAAG AGGGCCAGTAACCGAAGCGCCGACTGCGTCTTCGTGGAGAAGGTCCTGGAAAACCACTACACGGCCCTGATGTCGGCACGCTACGCCGGCTGGTACGTGGGCTTCACCAAGAGAGGGCGCCCCCGGCGGGGACCGCACACCCTACCCAACCAGCAGGACGTGCACTTCATGAAGCGCTTCCCGCCGGGGGAGCAGCCCCACCTCACCACGCCCTTCCGCTTCACCACCATCGGCAAGAGGGGCAAGCGGGTGCGTACCAGCGGACCCCGCTAG
- the fgf18a gene encoding fibroblast growth factor 18a isoform X4, translating to MWPLLSTLTVLCVQMLLVMCNPLQVLGVDGVNFSVHVENQTQVRDTMSRRHHRVYQLYSRTSGKHVQVMGRRIGARGEDGDKYAQLVVEADTFGSQVRIRGKETNFYLCMNRRGKLVGKRASNRSADCVFVEKVLENHYTALMSARYAGWYVGFTKRGRPRRGPHTLPNQQDVHFMKRFPPGEQPHLTTPFRFTTIGKRGKRVRTSGPR from the exons ATGTGTCCAGATGCTGCTGGTGATGTGCAATCCGTTACAA GTGCTCGGCGTGGACGGGGTCAACTTCAGCGTGCACGTGGAGAACCAGACGCAGGTGCGAGACACCATGAGTCGCCGCCACCATCGGGTCTACCAGCTCTACAGCCGCACCAGCGGCAAGCACGTCCAAGTCATGGGACGCCGCATCGGCGCCCGCGGAGAAGACGGAGACAAATATG CCCAGCTCGTAGTGGAGGCGGACACCTTTGGCAGTCAGGTGCGAATCCGGGGCAAAGAGACCAACTTCTACCTGTGCATGAACCGCAGGGGAAAGCTGGTAGGGAAG AGGGCCAGTAACCGAAGCGCCGACTGCGTCTTCGTGGAGAAGGTCCTGGAAAACCACTACACGGCCCTGATGTCGGCACGCTACGCCGGCTGGTACGTGGGCTTCACCAAGAGAGGGCGCCCCCGGCGGGGACCGCACACCCTACCCAACCAGCAGGACGTGCACTTCATGAAGCGCTTCCCGCCGGGGGAGCAGCCCCACCTCACCACGCCCTTCCGCTTCACCACCATCGGCAAGAGGGGCAAGCGGGTGCGTACCAGCGGACCCCGCTAG